Below is a genomic region from Actinomadura sp. NAK00032.
GGCGCGAAGAGCATGGGCTGAGCCCACCCGCCCGGCGGGGGCGGTCAGCGGTGGGCGGGCTCCTCGTCGCGCGGCTCCTTGTCGCGGCGCTTGCGCAGGGAGCCCGCCTTGGCCTTCTCCTCCGGGTGGGCGTGGACGCGGACGAGGCTGGCGGCCGTCGTGAAGAGCAGGATCGCCAGGATCACGCCCAGCGACAGCGTGGTCGGCACCTTGGGGATGGACTCGCTGACGTCCTCGTGCAGGAACTGCAGGATCAGCTTCGCGCCGATGAACGCCAGGATCACCGACAGGCCGATCGACAGGTACACCAGCCGTTCCAGCAGGCCCTCGATGAGGAAGTAGAGGGCGCGCAGGCCGAGCAGCGCGAACGCGTTGGCGGAGAAGACGAGGAACGGGTCCTTGGTGACGCCGAACACCGCGGGGATGGAGTCCAGCGCGAACAGGACGTCGGTGCTGCCGATCGCGACGAAGACGATCAGCAGCGGCGTCATCACGCGCTGTCCGTCCTCGTGGGCGAGCATCCGCCCGCCGTGGAAGCTCTCGCTCACCGGCAGGATCTTGCGGGCGCGGCGGACGAGGAAGGTGTCCTCCACGTCCGGCTCCTCGTCGCGGTGCCGGACGAGCTGCACCGCCGTCCAGATCAGGATCAGCCCGAAGATCAGGAAGGTGAAGGAGAACAGGCTGATCGCGGCGGCGCCGATCGCGATCAGCACGGCCCGCAGCAGCAGCGCGGCGCCGATCCCGAACAGCAGCGTCTTCTGCTGGTACTCGGGCGGCACCGCGAATCGGCCCATGATGATCACGAAGACGAAGAGGTTGTCGACCGACAGGCTCTTCTCGACCAGCCACCCGGAGAAGTACTCGGTGCCGCCGGTCGACCCGCCGAGCGCCCACACGGCGAGGCCGAACAGGATCGCGACGCCGATGTAGAACACCGACCAGAACGTGGCCTCCTTGATGTGCACCGCGTGCGGCCGCCGGACGGCGACGAAGAAGTCGAGGACGAACAGCGCGGCGATCAGTCCGATCGTCGCGCCCCAGGCCCATAGCGGTACGTCGAGCATCCGGCCGGCTCCTCCTGAACGGGTGTCCGGTGACCTATATCCGTTCTGCGCCGCTTCTACCGCGCGTCCGCCGTGCCCGGAGCGGCGTCCCCGGCCGACGAACGACTCAGGCGCGTCTGAGTAGTTGCGCCGATGCGGCCGGACGCGGCCCGAAGCGAAGCTTGCCGGCATGGACACCTCCCGCTGGCGCCCGCCCGCCCTCGCCGCCAAGGCGGCCCTGGCCGCCCTGCTCGCGCTCGCCGTCGCCTTCCCCGAATGGGACCGGTTCGCGGACAAGGCGATGGGCGTGCGCGTGGCCGCCTACCCCGCCGCCGTCATGCTCGTCACCCTCGTCTGGGCGCTGCGCGGCCGGGGCGGGCGCTTCCCGTGGGACCTCGACCTGCTCGTGACGCTCCCGTTCCTCGTGGACGTCGCCGGGAACGCCGCCGACCTCTACGACACCGTCGGCTGGTTCGACGACGCCTGCCACTTCGGGAACTGGGCGCTGCTGAGCGCCGCGGCGGGCGTCGCGCTGCGCCGCTGGGGCGGCCTCCAGCCGTGGGCGATGGCGCTGACCTGCTCGGGGGCCGGCGCCATCGCCGCGATCCTCTGGGAGTTCTTCGAGTACGGCGTCTTCATCCTCGACACGCCCGAGACCGTCACGATCTACCGCGACACGATCGGCGACCTCATGCTCGGCCTCACCGGCGCCACCCTCGCGGGCCTCGCGCTCGCCCTGCGCGCCCGTGCGGGCGGATCAGTAGACGAGGGCCTGCACGTCGTCGAGGGTGATCTCCTCGACGAACGTGGGGGCGCCCGCGATGCGGATGCCGGGCAGGACGTCGTCCGGGCCGATGTCGCGGCGGGCCGCGCACTGGGTGCACAGGGTGACGCGCCCGGTGGTGAGGACGACGGTGAGCAGGTCGTCCAGGCCGGTGGCGTGCGGCAGTGAGAACTCGGCGGCCCGCCCCGGCAGCGCGAACCACGCCGACTCCCCGGTGAGCCACAGCGAGACCGGGACCCCGCTCGCCGCGGCGGCCGCCGCCACCGTGAACGCCTGGTTGCAGCGCTCGGGGGCGTCCGCGCCCGCCGTCACTTTGATCACGAGTGGTCTCGCCATATCGGCACTCTAGTTCCGGACGGTGCCCGTAGCATCGGGCGGTGTGGGTGGCATGGTGAACGCGGGGATCCTCGTCCTCGCCCTCGGTCTCATGGCGGTCGCCGCCGTCCTCCTCGTGATCCGGCTCGGCCGGCTGAAGTAGGAGGGGCGGCGCCGGCCGGTCGAGTGCGGGCCGGTCAGTCCATGACGTGGAAGACGCCGACGACGGCGGCGCAGGCGGCGAAGATCGCCGCACCGCCCCCGTAGCCGATGCCCATGAACAGCACGGCGCGGCGCCGGTACTCCTCGCGGGTCCGGGTGCTGACGGCGTACTGGCCGGTCTCCTTGTCCTTGCCGATCGTCCCGGTGCCGGTCGACGTGCCGAGGACGTAGAGGGGCTGGTGCGCGGGCAGGATCCACTCCTCGTAGTGGTACTCGGCGACCTCCCCGTCCAGGCCGGGGAGCTGCCCGCTGTCGGGGCGGCGCTCGTCCATCGACCGGACGGCCCCGTCGACGGCGGCGGTCGCGGGGTCGATGGCGAGGCGGCCCGTCTTGTCCTCCAGGTGGAAGGGCGTCTCGGACTTCTTGTCGATGAAGACCGTCTTGCCCGTCCCGGTCTTGGCGGTCGCCTTGGCCATGTACCAGGCGCACGGCCGGCCGGAGAAGGGCGCGGCCTGGACGGCGACGGCCGTCCCGCTGACCTGGCACGGGACGCCGGCCGGCAGTGCGGCGGCCTCCGCGCAGCTCGCCACCGCGGCCCGCCGGAGGTTGCGGTAGCGGATCCGCCAGACCCAGCCGGCGGCCAGCAGGGCGGCGGCGATGAGCAGCGGGACGAGCAGCGCACCGGTGATGTTCGACACGCTCACATGATGGGAGCGGGACGCGGGCGCGCCCAGGGACGCCGGTCCCCTCCGGAGCGGGACGCGGAGGGCGGCGCGCGCCGCTACGCTCGGTGTCCATGGACGTTCCTGAGCTGCACCCGGACCTTGAGCCCCTGAAGTTCCTTCTCGGCACCTGGGAGGGCGCCGGCGTCGGCGGCTATCCGACGATCGAGTCGTTCAACTTCGGCCAGGAGCTGTCCTTCACCCACATCGGGAAGCCTTTTCTGGTCTACGCGAGCCGCACCTGGATGATCGAGGCGGACGGCACGCTCGGGCGTCCGCTGGCGGTGGAGACGGGGTACTGGCGGCCGCGCCCGGACCACCAGGTCGAGGTCACGCTGGCCCATCCGACCGGGATCGTCGAGATCTACGTCGGCGACGTGGCGTTCAACCGGGTGGAGCTGCACACCGACGTCGTGGCGCGCACGGAGTCGGCCAAGGAGGTCACCGGCGGGCACCGGCTGTACGGGCTGATCGGGGAGGACCTCGGCTGGGCGTACGACATGGCGGCCATGGGGCAGCAGCTCCAGTCGCACCTGTCGGCGCAGCTCAAGAAGGTGTCCTGAGGGCCGGCAGGCCCGGAAAATGAACGATCCCCGGACCTTCCCGCCGGGTGGCGGGGCGATGGACAGGACGGGTCCATCGGTCCGGGGACCGGGTAACTGCCTGGTATTCGCCGGTCACCGTCGCGACCGGCTCCGCCGCCCAGGGGGCGGCGGTCCGAGGCGGAACGGCGACTAGCGGACAGCCACCTCGCGAGTCCTACAATCAACCATTGCTTGGACCACCTCCTTTCGCGCGTACCCCGCACGTTATGTGAGGGCGCACGGTGAGGCAAACAAGTTTTCCGAGGGCTGAATCCGGCCCGGGGGCGGGCCCGCCGGGCGGGTTCTAGACTCGGTGCATGGTCGAGTCGTGGCAAGAGGAGCTGCGGGCCAAGGGGTACCGGGTCACCCCTCAGCGCCAGCTGGTCCTCGAAGCGGTCACCAACCTGGAGCACGGGACCCCCGAGGAGATCTGCACCGAGGTGCAGCGCACCGCGCGCGGCGTGAACATCTCCACCGTGTACCGGACGCTCGAACTCCTGGAGGAGCTCGGGCTCGTCAAGCACGCCCATCTCGGGCACGGGCCGCCGAACTACCACCTCGCCGCCGAGGCCGAGCACATCCACCTGGTGTGCCGGGGCTGCCACACGGTGGAGGACGTCGACCCGCGCGCCGCCGCCGGGCTGGCGGACGTCCTGCGGCGCGACTTCGGGTTCGAGACCGACGTGCACCACCTCACCGTCTACGGGCGGTGCAAGGAGTGCCGCGCCACATAGTCTGGACGCATGGAGAGCCCGCTGCTGAAGACGCCCGGAGCCGTCGCCGCCGACGCGCCCGACCAGGAGATCGCCGCGCACTACGGCGACCCGTCGAAGGAGCAGCGCGCGCTGGAACGCGGGGCCGCGTTCGTCGACCGGAGCAACCGGGGCGTCCTGAAGGTCACCGGCCCGGACCGGCTGAGCTGGCTGCACAGCCTCCTCAGCCAGCACCTCGACGGGCTGGCGCCGTTCGCGCCGACCGAGGCGCTGCTGCTCGACCCCAAGGGCCACATCGAGCACCACCTGTTCGTCGTCGACGACGGCGAGGCGACCTGGGCGCACGTCGAGCCCGGCGCCGCCGCGCCCCTCGCGGAGTTCCTCGACCGGATGCGCTTCATGCTCCGCGTCGAGGTCGCGGACGTGACCGGCGAGTACATGGTCGTCACCGGCCCGCCGCGGGACGGTGGCCTGTCCTGGCCGGACGTCGCGGGAACGGAGACGCGGATCGTCCCGCGCGGCGAGTTCCCGGAGGGGCTCGAACCGGCCGGCCTGTGGGCGTACGAGGCGCTGCGCATCGCCGAGCACCGGCCGCGGTTCGGGCTCGACACCGACGAGCGGACGATCCCGCACGAGGCCGGCTACGTCGAGACGGCCGTCCATCTGAGCAAGGGCTGCTACCGGGGGCAGGAGACGGTGGCGCGCGTCCACAACCTCGGCCGGCCGCCGCGCCGCCTGGTGTTCCTGCACCTGGACGGCAGCGTCGACCGGCTGCCCGCGCACGGCGACCCGGTGGAGATCCCGGGCGGGCGGGCGATCGGGTTCGTCGGGTCGGCCGCCCGGCACCACGAGCTGGGCCCGGTCGCGCTGGCGACGGTGAAGCGGAACGTCCCGGTGGACGCCGAGCTGCTGGCCGGCGGAGTCGCGGCCGCGCAGGAGGTCATCGTGTCGCCGGACACCGGCGCGAACGCGCAGATCGCGCTGCGCCGCCGCCCAGCGAAACACGGGTAGCAGCGCGCCCCCCGGGCGAATATCGTCGGACATAGACGATTTCTCACCGGCCGCCGTCCGGGGAAGGTGGATTCCTACCGATGGTCGCGAACCCTGGGAAGCGAGAGCCTCAGGCGGCCAGGCGGGGGACCCGGCGGCGGCCCCGCCGCGAGTCCGCGCTGCTGTGGTGGGCCCTGTTCGCGGCGGCCGCCGGTGCCGCGTGGTGGCTGCACTCCTGGCGGGTCGCGCTGCTCGCGCTTTTGGGCTGGTGCCTGTACCAGTTCATGCTCGTCCCCACCATGTGCCGGGTCCTGAGCCGGCAGGGCGCGGCCTGCACCGAACGCACCCGGGGGCGGCTGTTCGCCTGCGGGCCCGACCACCAGCGGATCCGCAACGACGCGCTGTGGCGGCTCGCGGGCCTGCGCAACCCGTTCCAGAAGGGGCCGCACCAGGACGAGGCCGGGCCGGGCGTCGTCGTCGTGTCCTCGGACGTCCGCGGACGGCTCACCCCGCCCGACCGCTTCCTGATCCTCCTCGCGGCCGCCGGAACGGTCGTCGTCCTGGTCGGCATGGTCTACGGATTCCGCTAGGCGTGTGCGGATTCCGCTAGGCGTGTGCCGGGTCGGCCTGGCGTGTGCGGGGTCGGCTAGACGTCCAGGACGAGCGTGATCGGGCCGTCGTTGACCAGCGCGACCTTCATGTCGGCGCCGAACTCGCCCGTCTCGACCTTGGCCCCCAGCCCCCGCAGCTCATGGACGACGGCGTCCACCAGGGGCTCGGCGACGTTCCCGGGCGCGGCGGCCGTCCACGACGGGCGGCGGCCCTTCCGCGCATCCCCGTACAGGGTGAATTGGCTCACCACCAGTAGGGGCGCGTTCACGTCCGAGCACGACTTCTCGTCCTGCAGGATCCGCAGGCCCCACAGCTTCGAGGCCAGCTTGCGGGCCTGTTCCGGGCCGTCGTCGTGCGTCACGCCGACGAGCACGAGCAGCCCCGGCCCCTCGATCGCGCCGACGACGCGCCCCTCCACGGACACGCTGGCCTGGCTCACCCTCTGGACTACCGCACGCATGACCATGCATTCTGCCGCCTATGGGAGCAACGACGCTCATCACGGTGGCGCCCACGGGCGCGGAGTCCGCCAAGGCGGACGTTCCGGCCCTGCCCGTCACCCTGGATGAACTGGTCCAGACGGCCAAGGAGTGCGAGGCGGCCGGCGCGGCCGTGATCCACGTGCACATCCGCGACGACGACGCGCGGCCCACGCTCGACCCGTCCCGGTTGCGGGACACGGTGTCGGCGCTGCGGGAGAGCACGGGACTGATCGTGCAGCTGTCCACGGGCGGCGCGGTCACCGACCCTTACGAGGACCGCATCCGCGTCCTGGACGCCGAACCCGACATGTGCTCGCTCACCTGCGGGACGGTCAACTTCGGCGACGACGTCTTCATGAACCCCTGGCCGTTCATGGTGGAGCTGTACCAGCGCACCCAGGAACGCGAGGTCGTGCCGGAGTTCGAGCTGTTCGACCTCGGACACATAGCGGCGCTGCACAGGCTCCTGGACAAGCACGGCCTTCCCTACGGCGGCCACGTCCACTGCGACCTGGTGATGGGCGTGCCCGGCGGAATGCCCGGCGACGCCCGCACCCTGGTCGCCGCCGTGGAAGCCCTACCGCCCGGCGCGACGTGGTCGGCCACCGGCATCGGCAGGACGTCCCTGCCCGTCCTCTTCGCCGCGCTCTCGGCCGGCGGGCACCTGCGCGTCGGCATGGAGGACACCGTCACCCTGGCGAAGGGGCAGCCGGTGACGGCGAACGTCCAATTGGTGGAACGCGCCGCCCAAGCCGCCCACCTGGCCCAGCGCCCGCCGATGCCCGCCGCGGACGCTCGCGCCCTGCTGCACACCAAACCCCGCTGATCTTGGGGTTATCCACAGGATCTGATTCCGGTTCCATGGGGCCGGACGGGTACTTGACCATGGAGTTGAGCGGCCCGCCACCGGGCGGGCCTGCTTTTCACCGGGGCGGTGCGGCCACGTCGGGGCCTTCCGAGGGCTGATCAGGTGGTCCGTGCCGACACCGGTGCGAGCGGACGGTTAGGGGAGGGTGCGGTGGACGTCAATCCAGTGCTGGTCGAGGTGGAGCGGTCCGGGTTCGTGGAGTCGCGGCACCGGGGGGCCGCGGTCGGGCTCGCGGCGGACGGAGCGGTCGCGGTGCACGCGGGGGAGCCCGAGGCGGCGATCTTCCCGCGGTCGGCCAACAAGCCGATGCAGGCCGTCGCGATGCTGCGCCGCGGGCTCGACCTGGACGACGAGCTGCTCGCGCTGGCGGCCGGCAGCCACTCCGGGGAGGACTTCCACGTCGAGGGCGCCGAGAAGATCCTCGCCGGCGCCGGGCTGGTCGCGGACGACCTGCGGTGCCCGCGGAGCTGGCCGATCGACCCCGAGGCGCAGCAGGCGGTCGCGCGGCAGGGCGGTGGCCCGTCCCGGATGCGGATGAACTGCTCCGGCAAGCACGCCGCGATGCTGGCGACGTGCGTCGCGGCGGGCTGGCCGACCGAGACCTACCTGGACCCGGCGCACCCGTTGCAGGAGGCGGTGCGGGAGGTCGTCGAGGAGCTGGCGGGCGAGCCGGTCGCGGCCGTCGGGGTGGACGGGTGCGGGGCGCCGCTGTTCGCGGTGTCCACGACCGGGGTCGCGCGGGCGTTCCGGGCGCTGGTGCTCGCCGCGCCGGGCACCCCCGAGCGGCGCGTCGCCGACGCGATGCGCACCCACCCGCAGTGGACGTCCGGCACCCGGCGCGAGGAGCGGCAGCTGATGGACGCCGTCCCCGGCCTGCTCGTCAAGTGCGGCGCCGAAGGCGTCGACGCGTTCGCCTACACCGACGGCCGCGCGGGCGCCGTGAAGATCGACGACGGCGCCATGCGCGCGCGAACCCCCGTCACCGTGGCCCTCCTGCGAGCCCTGGGCCTCGACACCCCCGGCCTGGAGGAACTCGCGGTCGTAGAGGTACGAGGCGGAGAGACCCGCGTAGGCGGCATCCGCCCCGCGCCCAACGTGTTCTAGCGGCGCTGCGGGGTGCGTTTGAGCTCTTCGATCTCTTCCTTGAAGACCGTCTGCTCGTAGAGGATGCCGTCCGGCCAGGCCTTTCTCGGCTCGCGGCCCGGCTGGGGGTTGTCCCTGCGGAACTCCGCCCACTGGCCGTCCCGCGACGGCGGGTAGCTGTGGGAGAACATCCCCGGGCGGTAGGTGTACATGCCGCCCTGCTCCATGCCGCGGTGGTTCATCTGGTCGTTCCGGCGGCGTGGGTGCACTCTCCTGGACGAGGCCTCGATGGTCAGCGAGAGCCAGGCGATCAGCCCGACCACGGCCACCACAATGATGATCCACGCCCACTTGAGTGCCACGAGCTGGGTTGGGTCGGCCAGGATCGTGGCGCGCATCGTCGTCCACCTCCCGATGGCGTATCGGCCCCTACAGGGGTCAATTAGGGATGTGTCCGCTGATTTCCGAGTTAACCCCCTCCGGGGCCTCGGAAGGGGCGCCGACCGTCCGGAGGCGGCCCGCCGCCGCCCCGGGCACCGCCATGGCGACGCAGACCGCGAGCACGCCCGCCATCGGAACGCTCCAGCCGCCGGTGGCGTCGTGCAGCGCACCGAGCGCCAGCGGGCCGAGCGCCGCGATGACGTAGCCGACGCCCTGCGCCATCCCGGACAGCTGCGCCGCGACCTGCGCGTCGTGGGCGCGGAGCCCGATGAACGACAGCGCGGTGGCGAACCCGAGGCCCTGGCCGAAGCCGAGGACCACCGCCCAGCCCCACACCGACCCGATCGGCGCCCAGGTCGTCCCGGCGAAGCCCACCAGGGCCAGCACCGCCGTGGCGACCACCAGCGGGCGCTGGTCGCGGGTCCGGCGCGCCAGCACCGGGACGGCCAGCGACCCGATCGCCTGGACCCCCGACGTCAGGGCCAGCACGTACCCGGCGGCGGCCTCGTCCATCCCGCGGTCCTGGCAGATCGTCGGCAGCCAGCCGAGCACCACGTAGGCGAGCAGCGACTGCAGGCCCATGAACACCGTGACGTTCCAGGCGAGGCCCGACCGCCACACCAGCGCCGTGACGCCGCGCCGGTGCGCCGCGGGCGGTGCCGACCGGGCCGCGTGCGCCGCGCGCCGCGCCCGGGGCACCCACAGCAGCCCGGCCAGCGCGGCCGGCACCGCGAGCAGGCCGAGCGGCAGCCGCCAGCTCGAGTCGAAGGCGTGCTCGACGGGCACCACGACCCCCGACGACAGCGACGCCCCGACCGTCACCGCGACCGTGTAGACCGCCGTCACCGTGGTGATCCGGGTGGGATGGTCGCGCTTGATGATGCCCGGCATCGCGATGTTGCCGATGCTGATCGCGATCCCGGCGACCAGCGACCCGGCGAACAGCGCGGCGGGGCCGTCCAGCAGCCGCAGCACCAGCCCGCCGACCAGCAGCGCCATCGCGCTGACCAGCAGCGTCTCGCCGCGCGGCGCCCGCGGCAGGAACGCCGCGACCAGCCCGTAGGAGCCGAAGAAGACCAGCGGGAGGGTGGTGAGCGCGCCCGCCGCCGTCCCGGACAGCCCGAACTCGTCGCTGATCTCGGTCAGCACCGGGCCGACCGCGGCGATCGCGGGCCGCAGGTTGACCGCCACGAGGACGATCATGAGCAGGGCGCCGGCCAGCCCGGCGCGCCGCGCCGTCACGGGGCCTCCCCGCCCTCGCCGAGCAGGGACTCCAGGACGGTGAGGGTCGGCTCGACGACCGCCGCCGCGGCCGACGCCGCCGCCTCCGGGTCGCCCGCCGCGATCGCGTCCAGCACGGCGCGGTGCCGGGCCGGGCCCGCCTCGGGGACGTCGTGGTCGAGCCGGATCGCGCGCATCGACTCGTGCAGCCGGTCGATGAAGTACCGCATCGCCTCGATGAGGACCGGGTTCCGGGACGCCTCCGCGACCCCGAGGTGGAACCGCGCGTCGGCGGCGCCGAACGCGTCCGGCTCGGTGGCCTCGTCGCGGGCGCGCAGCAGCAGCTCCAGCCGCTCCAGATCGGCGGCGGTGCGCCTGCGGGCCGCGAGCCGGGCCGCCTGGACGTCGTAGGCGAGCTGCACCTCGAACACGTCCCGCGCCGACGCCCGCGAGACCCGGCGCAGGAGCGGGCGCGGGTCGGCGCTGCTGCGCACGTACGTCCCGTCGCCGCGCCGCACCTCCAGCACCCCGACGTGCGACAGCGCCCGGATCGCCTCCCGGACGGCCGGACGGCTCACACCGAGCCGCGCGGCGAGGTCGGTCTCCGCCGGAATCCGCTCGCCGACCGCCCAGGAACCGGCACTGACCTGCGCCTGAAGCTGCTCCAGCACGGCGTCCACCGTCGAACCACTGGAAACGGGACTCAAACCCACGAACCCTCCCAAGTAAGACGTCAGACATCTTACGTGGAGTGATCATGGGAGAGGGCTGAGCGGGTGTGGTCAGTGGCTTTTATGGGTGCTGAACGGGGTGCCGCTTCTGCTGTGGGGGCTGTCAGCGGGATCTGCGGGGGCCGAACAGGCGGCGTCGTTTCCGGCGTCTGTGGCCTTTTCGGCGTGGTTCGGGTGGGCGGGCGGCCTCCTCGGCGCGGGCTCGCTCCTCGGCTCGGGCCTGTTCGATGTGGGCCATGATCTCGCGGTGCGTTACCGATGGGGCCGGGTCGCGGCGCGTGCGCTGGGACGGGCTGCCCTGGATGATCCCGCCCTGGACGGGCCCCCGGTTCGGCATACCGCCCATCGGCGTCCGGTTGCGGGGCGGCACGCGGGACGCGGTCAGGGTGACGGCCACCCAGAAGATGACCGCGAGGAAGATGACGGCCGGCCCGATGTAGAAGAACCAGGAGGTCCCGAGGTCGCTACCGCCGGGCGGGGGGAGTTGGTCGGCCAGGAACATGAGGCGATACCTCCTCGCCCCGGCACCTACCCCGCGTCAGGCGGTTAACCGCCGTCACATCCCGCGCGACTGCGAGATGGAGCCGGAGGTGGCCAGCGTGAACGTGCGCATCGACTCGGCGAACTTCGACAGGTCCCACTCGGCCGGGCCCTCGTACCAGTACAGGTTGTCGGCGCCCCGCTCGCCCGCGTCCTTGACCGTCTCGGCCCACTTGGGGACGGTGCCGAACACGACCGCGTACGGCAGGAAGCGGGAGAACAGCGCGATCCGCTGCCGGGACGCGACGGCGTCGCCGTCCGGGACGGCGCCGCGCTCCAGGAACGCCCGGAAACCGATCGTGTGCGCGAGCACCGTCGCGCCGCGCGCGGTCTTGGCCGGCATGTACTGGCCGCCATAGGCCAGCGCCGCGCCCGCGATGATCAGTGCGAGGCCGGCCAGGGCCCACTCGGTGGTGATCGCCAGTGCGACCGTCGCGCCGATGCCGAGCAGCGTCACGAGGATGCCGGCGACCGTCCAGCGGGAGCGGACGGTGTCCGGGCGGCGCGCGAACCAGCCCTGCTTCACGACGTCGTCGTACATCGCGGACCTGACCTGCGCCAGCTTCGTCGCGAACGTCCCGCCGAGATCCGACAGCTTCACCGCGTCACGGCCCGTCCCGTCGGGGGCGGTGAGCAGGGCGTCCAGCAGGATCCGCTCGTAGGGGAGGAGGTCGACCTGGGGGCGGTCGAGGCGGCGCAGCGTCCAGTCGAGGCGGCCGGTACGGGCCCGGTCCTCCTCCTCGATCAGCAGGTAGCCGCGGACGGCGAGGTCGACGATCGTCGCGGTCACGTCGATCACGTCGGCCTGCTCGTCGATCAGCGTGCCGATCTGGCCGGGCCGCACCCCGTGCGGCGGCTCGAACTCGGTTCCGGCGACCGGTGCCTGGTCGCCCTCGGCGGCCTTCTTGCCCACCACCCTGGCGTCCCGGCCGCGCAGCAGGTAGAGGGCGGCGACGCCGCCGACCAGCAGGACCAGCAGGCCGGCGAGCACGGAGCCGGTCACCGCGTTGACGGAGAACGCGGTCGCGAGGGTGTGCCGCCGCTCGAAGATCGCCTTGCCGCCGGTCGTGCCGGCGGGCAGGCCCGCGACGACCGTCAGGTACTCGCCGGGCAGCATGCCCTGCTGGGCGTAGACGCCCTGCGTGTGCGTGTGGTTCGTGTAGTACTGCGTGCAGCCGATCGTGCTGCCGATCGGCCCGGTGAAGCAGTTGACGCTGCGGATCATCGCGCCGGCGTCCACGACGGCCTTGGCCTCGTCCACCGGGACCTTCCAGCCGCCGATCACCGGCCAGCGCAGCTCCTCCGCGCCGCCCATCGGGGTGATCGCGCCGCGCAGGTCGTACTCCAGCACCACGGTGCGGGTGCCGTTCAGGGCGCCGGTGCCGCTCACCTTGACGGTCGTCCGCGTCTCGCCTTCGGACGTGCTGACCCGCGTCGGCCCGCCGTCGGGGCTGCTCGCCCGCAGGTTGTCCAGCTTGTAGACGCGGTCCTCGCTGAGGCTCTCGTGGACGCGCGTCTGGAACGCCCGCTGGAAGCCCTTCTGCCCGGCGAACCGGTAGACGACCGTCTCCTTCACCTTGACGGTCCCACCCTTGCCGGCGGTGAGGACGACATCGTCCTTGAGCACCCGCTCCGCCGGGGCGGCCGTCCCGCCGGCCGGTCCCGCCGCCGCGGCGGGGGAGGTCATCACGGGGATCAGCGCCGCGGCGGACACCGCGGCTGACACCGTCAGGACGACTGGCCGGAACCGGAACAAGGCCGCAAGAGCAGACATGGCCGCAAATAGTATCGGCAACGCGTGCGATGATTCTGCGCTATGGCAGGTCAATACCCCCCGCCGCCACCATCGTCGCGGCCACCGGCCCCGCCGTACGGCCGTCCCCCCTATGGCGGGCCCCCGCAAGGCGTGCCGCCCTACGGTGCGCAGCCGCCGGGCGGGCCGGGTTACGGGCCAGGGTACGGGCAGCCTGCCTACGGGCAACCGCAGTACCGGTACGTCCCGATGCGCCCGCCGCCGCGCCGCAGCGCGGGCGGGACGATCGCGGGCATCTTCGGCGGGCTGACGGCCCTGGTCGTCCTGGCGATCGTGGGGCTCTCCGCGCTCGGCGGGATCCAGGGCGCGGGCGGTACGGGAACGACCACCTCGTCCGGACGCGGCACCGAGTCGATGTCTCCCAAGGAGAAGGCCACCGACAGCAAGCTGTACAAGAGCGGGGCGCTGACGTCGGTGAGCTGCCGGCTGCCGCGCATCCTGCCGTCCGCCGACTCGATGCGCCAGTTCATGGACACCCTCAGCGACTGCCTCGACACCGCGTGGGCCAAGCAGTTCCAGAAGGCCGGGATCTCGTTCAACAAGCCCAACCGCGTGTTCTGGGTGAACCCTGGGCGCAGCCCATGCGGCACCTACCCGGCGCCGGGCGCGTCCGCTTTCTACTGCCCGGCGAACAACACGATGTACGTCGGCCTGGAGCACG
It encodes:
- a CDS encoding DUF2207 domain-containing protein, which translates into the protein MSALAALFRFRPVVLTVSAAVSAAALIPVMTSPAAAAGPAGGTAAPAERVLKDDVVLTAGKGGTVKVKETVVYRFAGQKGFQRAFQTRVHESLSEDRVYKLDNLRASSPDGGPTRVSTSEGETRTTVKVSGTGALNGTRTVVLEYDLRGAITPMGGAEELRWPVIGGWKVPVDEAKAVVDAGAMIRSVNCFTGPIGSTIGCTQYYTNHTHTQGVYAQQGMLPGEYLTVVAGLPAGTTGGKAIFERRHTLATAFSVNAVTGSVLAGLLVLLVGGVAALYLLRGRDARVVGKKAAEGDQAPVAGTEFEPPHGVRPGQIGTLIDEQADVIDVTATIVDLAVRGYLLIEEEDRARTGRLDWTLRRLDRPQVDLLPYERILLDALLTAPDGTGRDAVKLSDLGGTFATKLAQVRSAMYDDVVKQGWFARRPDTVRSRWTVAGILVTLLGIGATVALAITTEWALAGLALIIAGAALAYGGQYMPAKTARGATVLAHTIGFRAFLERGAVPDGDAVASRQRIALFSRFLPYAVVFGTVPKWAETVKDAGERGADNLYWYEGPAEWDLSKFAESMRTFTLATSGSISQSRGM
- a CDS encoding MFS transporter, producing MTARRAGLAGALLMIVLVAVNLRPAIAAVGPVLTEISDEFGLSGTAAGALTTLPLVFFGSYGLVAAFLPRAPRGETLLVSAMALLVGGLVLRLLDGPAALFAGSLVAGIAISIGNIAMPGIIKRDHPTRITTVTAVYTVAVTVGASLSSGVVVPVEHAFDSSWRLPLGLLAVPAALAGLLWVPRARRAAHAARSAPPAAHRRGVTALVWRSGLAWNVTVFMGLQSLLAYVVLGWLPTICQDRGMDEAAAGYVLALTSGVQAIGSLAVPVLARRTRDQRPLVVATAVLALVGFAGTTWAPIGSVWGWAVVLGFGQGLGFATALSFIGLRAHDAQVAAQLSGMAQGVGYVIAALGPLALGALHDATGGWSVPMAGVLAVCVAMAVPGAAAGRLRTVGAPSEAPEGVNSEISGHIPN
- a CDS encoding FadR/GntR family transcriptional regulator — encoded protein: MDAVLEQLQAQVSAGSWAVGERIPAETDLAARLGVSRPAVREAIRALSHVGVLEVRRGDGTYVRSSADPRPLLRRVSRASARDVFEVQLAYDVQAARLAARRRTAADLERLELLLRARDEATEPDAFGAADARFHLGVAEASRNPVLIEAMRYFIDRLHESMRAIRLDHDVPEAGPARHRAVLDAIAAGDPEAAASAAAAVVEPTLTVLESLLGEGGEAP
- a CDS encoding asparaginase is translated as MDVNPVLVEVERSGFVESRHRGAAVGLAADGAVAVHAGEPEAAIFPRSANKPMQAVAMLRRGLDLDDELLALAAGSHSGEDFHVEGAEKILAGAGLVADDLRCPRSWPIDPEAQQAVARQGGGPSRMRMNCSGKHAAMLATCVAAGWPTETYLDPAHPLQEAVREVVEELAGEPVAAVGVDGCGAPLFAVSTTGVARAFRALVLAAPGTPERRVADAMRTHPQWTSGTRREERQLMDAVPGLLVKCGAEGVDAFAYTDGRAGAVKIDDGAMRARTPVTVALLRALGLDTPGLEELAVVEVRGGETRVGGIRPAPNVF
- a CDS encoding neutral zinc metallopeptidase, with product MPPYGAQPPGGPGYGPGYGQPAYGQPQYRYVPMRPPPRRSAGGTIAGIFGGLTALVVLAIVGLSALGGIQGAGGTGTTTSSGRGTESMSPKEKATDSKLYKSGALTSVSCRLPRILPSADSMRQFMDTLSDCLDTAWAKQFQKAGISFNKPNRVFWVNPGRSPCGTYPAPGASAFYCPANNTMYVGLEHVVETSGGEPLSHYAVYARVIAHEYGHHVQDRAGILLYGDRQIETGDTATGNEASRRIELQAQCFAGAFLGSERSTLPMTREQYVAMIMDVRGRGEDRKPVAERDHGSGRHYAGWVMTGFNGRDLTVCNTWIAPGSKVS